The stretch of DNA AAAAAAATATACTAAAAAGAAAAAATGAAATATAGATTAAAGCTTGACCGTAAAAATATTTTAATTACTTAAAAATCTTCTGAATAACATTTCCTATTTCCATAAAGTCATTATGATTTCCAACAGACCGGGTTTCCAGGTTATTTTTATCATAATCAGAAAAAGGATAAATTAAAAGATAATTGTTATTTTTTAAAAATTTATTTAAAAGTTCAGGCATCAGTCTCATTGGAGGGGTATAAGACTGCATTCCTCTTTTGGCCATCATTACAATAAGTCCTTCGTCTTCTTTTAACTGTGCAGCTGTTTTTTCTCCGTCGCGCCAGGTATTCATAATGATAAATTCTGCTTCGATATTGGCTTTTTTAATAATTTTCTGCAGGATATCCAAAATGTTTTCCGGAGCATAAAATGTCATGGTAGCTCCCGAGTTTCTGGCAATATTCCATATCCTTAAAAGAGCATGGAAAAATCCGGCTTCTTTTTCCGAGTGTAAAGGAATCATCACAGCATATTTCTTTATCGTGGAAATAGGTTGTGCTGCATGATATACCAGAACATTCACATCATCATTCTGAAGATAGCCGTTGTATAGATTGTAAACAAAAGAAGGGGAGAATCCTTTTTCATTTTCAAGTCCTATGATTAGGTCTGTTACTTTCTGCTCTTTAATAACATTATTAATCCCATTGATCACATCGTTATCATATCTTTTAAGTGACTGTAAGCTGACATCAGCCGCTGCAGCCGCATCAGAAGCCTGATGAAGAAGCTTTTCCGCATTTTTTACAGAGGATTCATTTTTATCTTCATTAATAACATTCAGGGCATAAAGATCTTCTGTATTGGAATGGGCTTTTATCAGGATTCCCAGGTTTACCATTCGTTCTACCGTTTCTTCGTGGTTGATGGCAAGAAGGATGTTTTCTTCTTCATGACTGTTTCCTGAAACGGTATTTTCATTATCAATTTGCGCAATTTTCTGAGCACTGGCCATCGATACAAATGAAGAGATCGTACATGAAATCAGAATTAATAGAATACTCCCATTCAAAACATGTTCGTTCAACAATCGTATAGGCTCTCCTGTTTCTGTTTCAGAAACAATGATATTATATCCTACCATTACTGTGGCTAGCGTTGCAGCAGCAGAAGCGGAACTTAATCCAAAAATTAATGTTCCTTCTTCTTTTGTGAATTTAAATGTTTTTTGAGTGATTACTGCAGAAATATATTTACCACCAATGGACGCTACCAACATAATACCGGCCACTTTTAGGGTTTCAAAACTTTTGAAAAATATAGTGAAATCGATCAGCATTCCTACACTGATCAGGAAGAACGGAATGAAAATAGCATTTCCTACAAATTCGACCCTGTTCATCAGG from Chryseobacterium piperi encodes:
- a CDS encoding cation:proton antiporter; the encoded protein is MTLLSIHNLSLPIEDPVLKFLLVLIIILAAPLLLNKIKVPHLLGLIIAGAIIGPNGFNVLARDSSIVVTGTTGLLYIMFLAGLEIDMGDFKKNKWKSLGYGGYAFIFPFILGFLGAYYLLGFSTLTSVLFASLFSSQTLITYPLISKLGIAKNQAVNITVGGTMITDIATLLVLAVVVGMVQGDVGTSFWVKLSVSVILFSLIVLLVFPIIGRWFFKKVNDKISQYIFVLVMIYLAAMLAELAGIEAIIGAFFAGLALNRLIPHTSSLMNRVEFVGNAIFIPFFLISVGMLIDFTIFFKSFETLKVAGIMLVASIGGKYISAVITQKTFKFTKEEGTLIFGLSSASAAATLATVMVGYNIIVSETETGEPIRLLNEHVLNGSILLILISCTISSFVSMASAQKIAQIDNENTVSGNSHEEENILLAINHEETVERMVNLGILIKAHSNTEDLYALNVINEDKNESSVKNAEKLLHQASDAAAAADVSLQSLKRYDNDVINGINNVIKEQKVTDLIIGLENEKGFSPSFVYNLYNGYLQNDDVNVLVYHAAQPISTIKKYAVMIPLHSEKEAGFFHALLRIWNIARNSGATMTFYAPENILDILQKIIKKANIEAEFIIMNTWRDGEKTAAQLKEDEGLIVMMAKRGMQSYTPPMRLMPELLNKFLKNNNYLLIYPFSDYDKNNLETRSVGNHNDFMEIGNVIQKIFK